One genomic segment of Streptomyces niveus includes these proteins:
- a CDS encoding type I restriction-modification system subunit M, translated as MSTKHQELVGFIWSVADLLRGDYRQSEYGKVILPFTVLRRLDCVLKETKGEVLEAKAELEAKGIQNPRNLAKAAGHTFFNKSELTYEIAVRDPDQVAKFLKEYVRDFSSNAFDILEKYDFLQQIDRLDKAGLLYQVAGKFADIDLHPDVVDNHQMGYIFEDLIRRFSEVSNETAGEHFTPREVVRLMVNLVMVPDEEALAQPGVVKRILDPACGTGGILAEAQDHILRSNRDATITVFGQELNAESYAICRSDMMIKGQSAENIELGNSFNDDQHQGRKFDYLLANPPFGVEWKKVKDDVEDEAERGYAGRFGAGLPRINDGSLLFLQHMLDKMKPVEDGGSRIAIVFNGSPLFTGAAESGESNIRRWILENDWLEAVVALPDQLFYNTGISTYFWILTNRKESANKGKVILFDARDCWAKMPKSLGDKRKRITDDQIAELTEAYRAALTVANHPEHPMRDKVKVFDNSHFGYRRITVEQPLKLRFEISEENLVQLQASAKIAKAVGDVDVFADAFKPLVGRIWSTKVEAWDAIRQALVEAGLLWPKGTAFAKELRDIVGVRDPEGEVQTLRGGASEPDPVLRDNENVPLRETIDAYMEREVLPHIPDAWVDHDKTKIGYEIPFTRQFYVHQQPRSLEEIDADLLTLEDKIQKMLGEVTR; from the coding sequence GTGAGCACGAAGCACCAGGAACTGGTGGGATTCATCTGGTCGGTAGCCGACCTTCTGCGCGGCGACTACCGGCAGTCCGAGTATGGCAAGGTCATCCTGCCGTTCACCGTGCTGCGCCGCCTGGACTGCGTCTTGAAGGAGACCAAGGGCGAAGTCCTGGAAGCGAAGGCGGAGCTTGAGGCCAAAGGGATTCAGAACCCTCGGAATCTAGCAAAGGCCGCCGGGCACACGTTCTTCAACAAGAGCGAACTCACCTACGAGATCGCTGTGCGCGACCCTGACCAGGTTGCCAAGTTCCTCAAGGAGTACGTGCGCGACTTCTCCTCCAACGCCTTCGACATCTTGGAAAAGTACGACTTCCTCCAGCAGATCGACCGGCTAGACAAGGCCGGTCTGCTCTACCAGGTCGCCGGGAAGTTCGCCGACATCGACCTGCACCCGGACGTGGTGGACAACCACCAGATGGGGTACATCTTCGAGGACCTCATCAGGAGGTTCTCCGAAGTCTCCAACGAGACGGCCGGCGAACACTTCACTCCGCGCGAAGTCGTCCGGCTCATGGTCAACCTGGTCATGGTCCCGGACGAGGAAGCGCTCGCTCAGCCCGGTGTCGTCAAGCGCATCCTCGACCCTGCGTGTGGAACGGGTGGCATCCTGGCCGAGGCTCAGGATCACATCCTCCGTAGCAACCGGGACGCGACGATCACCGTCTTCGGGCAAGAACTCAACGCTGAGTCGTACGCAATCTGCCGTTCCGACATGATGATCAAGGGGCAGTCGGCAGAGAACATCGAGCTCGGCAACTCCTTCAACGACGACCAGCATCAGGGCCGGAAGTTCGACTACCTGCTCGCCAACCCGCCCTTCGGCGTGGAGTGGAAGAAGGTCAAGGACGACGTCGAGGACGAGGCCGAGCGCGGCTACGCAGGCCGCTTCGGCGCCGGCCTGCCGCGTATCAACGACGGCTCGCTTCTGTTCCTCCAGCACATGCTGGACAAGATGAAACCCGTCGAGGACGGTGGTAGTCGCATCGCCATCGTCTTCAACGGCTCACCGCTCTTCACCGGCGCTGCGGAGTCCGGCGAGTCCAACATCCGGCGGTGGATCCTTGAAAACGACTGGCTCGAAGCCGTCGTCGCGTTGCCGGACCAGCTCTTCTACAACACAGGAATCTCAACGTACTTCTGGATCCTGACGAACCGCAAGGAGTCCGCAAACAAGGGCAAGGTCATCCTCTTCGACGCTCGCGACTGCTGGGCCAAGATGCCCAAGTCCCTGGGCGACAAGCGCAAGCGCATCACCGATGACCAGATCGCTGAGCTCACTGAGGCGTACCGGGCTGCACTGACTGTAGCCAATCACCCCGAGCATCCGATGCGAGACAAGGTCAAGGTCTTCGACAACAGCCACTTCGGCTACCGCCGCATCACCGTTGAACAGCCGCTGAAACTGCGCTTCGAGATCTCTGAGGAAAATCTAGTGCAGCTTCAAGCATCGGCGAAGATCGCCAAGGCGGTAGGCGATGTGGATGTGTTCGCTGATGCCTTCAAGCCGCTAGTTGGGCGGATCTGGAGCACAAAGGTTGAGGCGTGGGACGCGATCAGGCAAGCCCTGGTCGAAGCGGGCCTCCTATGGCCCAAGGGCACCGCGTTCGCGAAGGAACTCCGGGACATCGTTGGTGTGCGCGACCCAGAGGGTGAAGTGCAGACCCTCCGCGGTGGCGCCTCTGAACCTGATCCCGTGCTGCGCGACAACGAGAACGTCCCATTGCGCGAGACCATCGACGCCTACATGGAACGTGAAGTCCTCCCGCACATCCCTGACGCCTGGGTCGATCACGACAAGACGAAGATCGGCTATGAGATCCCCTTCACACGGCAGTTCTACGTTCACCAACAGCCAAGGTCTCTCGAAGAGATCGATGCGGATCTCCTAACGCTCGAGGACAAAATTCAAAAGATGCTCGGTGAGGTGACGAGGTGA